Proteins found in one bacterium genomic segment:
- the fabF gene encoding beta-ketoacyl-ACP synthase II, which produces MKRVVVTGVGLVTPVGNDTKTTWENLINGVSGVDKITAFDVSSYDTKIGAEVKNFTLENIHPKEKRKMDTFVQFAIKATDEAIKDSGIEFTDEEKEKVGVIVGAGIGGLRVIEQQHKILLESGPDRVSPFLIPMLIPDIASGHIAILYGFKGVNFCTVSACASGAHALAISLNLIRAGICDVIIAGGTESCITPLGLAGFCSMKALSRRNDQPQKASRPFDRERDGFVMGEGAGVVVLESLEHAKKRGSKIYCEFIGAGMSCDAYHITAPDAEGFGAYLSMKYALEDAKINPEDVDYINAHGTSTPLNDKSETFAIKKLFKERAYKISVSSIKSMIGHLLGAAGAVEFVSTCLTINTGIIPPTINYEYPDPECDLDYVPNKAREEKVKIAISNSFGFGGHNVTLVLRDFEE; this is translated from the coding sequence ATGAAAAGAGTAGTGGTAACCGGAGTTGGTCTTGTTACACCTGTTGGAAACGATACTAAAACAACATGGGAAAATCTCATAAATGGTGTTTCAGGGGTTGATAAAATTACTGCTTTTGACGTTTCTTCTTATGATACAAAAATAGGTGCAGAAGTTAAGAACTTCACTCTTGAAAATATTCATCCAAAAGAAAAAAGAAAGATGGATACTTTTGTTCAATTTGCCATTAAAGCAACAGATGAAGCAATTAAAGATAGTGGAATTGAATTTACAGACGAAGAAAAAGAAAAAGTTGGAGTTATAGTAGGTGCTGGAATAGGTGGCTTGAGAGTAATAGAACAGCAGCATAAGATTTTACTTGAAAGTGGTCCTGACAGGGTTTCTCCTTTTCTCATTCCAATGTTAATTCCTGATATTGCATCAGGACACATAGCAATTCTTTATGGTTTTAAAGGAGTGAATTTCTGTACCGTAAGTGCCTGTGCTTCAGGTGCTCATGCTCTTGCAATTTCTCTGAATTTAATAAGGGCAGGAATATGTGATGTAATAATTGCAGGTGGAACTGAATCCTGTATTACACCCCTTGGACTTGCTGGTTTTTGCTCAATGAAAGCACTTTCAAGAAGAAATGACCAGCCACAGAAAGCGTCAAGGCCATTTGATAGGGAAAGAGATGGATTTGTAATGGGTGAAGGAGCAGGAGTAGTTGTTCTTGAATCACTGGAACATGCTAAAAAAAGAGGAAGTAAAATTTACTGTGAGTTTATAGGTGCCGGAATGAGTTGTGACGCATATCATATAACCGCTCCTGATGCAGAAGGTTTTGGTGCCTATCTTTCAATGAAATATGCTCTTGAAGATGCAAAAATCAATCCAGAAGATGTTGATTATATAAATGCTCATGGAACAAGCACTCCTTTAAATGATAAAAGTGAAACATTTGCAATTAAAAAATTATTTAAAGAAAGAGCATATAAAATTTCAGTAAGTTCAATAAAATCAATGATTGGGCATCTTCTTGGTGCAGCAGGAGCAGTAGAATTTGTATCAACCTGTCTTACTATAAATACAGGTATAATACCTCCGACCATTAATTATGAATATCCAGATCCTGAGTGTGACCTTGACTATGTTCCAAATAAAGCAAGAGAAGAAAAAGTTAAAATTGCAATATCAAATTCTTTTGGTTTTGGTGGACATAATGTTACTCTTGTTTTGAGGGATTTTGAGGAATAG
- a CDS encoding acyl carrier protein: MSREEIAKTIKEIIVEKLGVNPSEVTEEAAFVEDLGTDSLDTVELVMDFEEKFGLEIPDEDAEKIKTVKDAIDYIEKKKAQ; encoded by the coding sequence ATGAGTAGAGAAGAAATAGCAAAAACAATAAAGGAAATCATAGTTGAAAAATTAGGAGTTAACCCTTCAGAGGTTACAGAAGAAGCAGCATTTGTAGAAGACCTTGGTACTGACTCTCTTGATACAGTTGAACTTGTTATGGATTTTGAAGAAAAATTTGGACTTGAAATTCCAGATGAAGATGCAGAAAAAATAAAAACAGTAAAGGATGCAATTGATTATATAGAGAAAAAGAAGGCGCAATGA
- the fabG gene encoding 3-oxoacyl-[acyl-carrier-protein] reductase codes for MFKDKVILITGAFGGIGKSLISKFGHDKAKLVLWDIFIDEEFERSLNEKGIETISKKIDITKEQEVEQGSKEIINKWSRVDVLINNAGITKDKLIFRMSEKDWDDVLNVNLKGAFLCSKIIGQIMYKQKSGKIVNIASIIGEIGNIGQANYSSSKGGLIALTKTCAKEFARAGINVNAVAPGYIMTKMTENLPDKVKEEMLKLIPLGRFGRPEEVAELVYFLASEKSDYITGQVFRIDGGLVM; via the coding sequence ATGTTTAAGGATAAAGTTATTTTAATAACAGGAGCCTTCGGTGGAATTGGGAAATCACTTATAAGCAAGTTTGGACATGATAAAGCAAAACTTGTACTGTGGGATATTTTTATAGATGAAGAGTTTGAAAGGTCTTTAAATGAAAAAGGGATAGAAACAATTTCAAAAAAAATAGATATCACAAAGGAGCAGGAAGTTGAACAGGGAAGTAAAGAAATTATTAATAAGTGGAGTAGAGTGGATGTTCTTATAAATAATGCTGGTATTACAAAAGATAAACTTATTTTTAGAATGAGTGAAAAGGACTGGGATGATGTTTTAAATGTGAACTTGAAAGGCGCTTTTTTATGTAGTAAAATAATAGGTCAAATCATGTATAAACAAAAGAGTGGTAAAATAGTTAATATAGCATCAATAATAGGAGAAATTGGAAATATTGGACAGGCAAATTATTCTTCTTCAAAAGGTGGACTTATTGCTTTGACGAAAACATGTGCAAAAGAATTTGCAAGGGCAGGTATAAATGTTAACGCGGTTGCTCCCGGATATATAATGACAAAAATGACCGAAAATTTACCGGATAAAGTAAAGGAAGAAATGTTAAAACTGATACCTCTTGGAAGATTTGGTAGACCTGAAGAAGTTGCAGAACTTGTATATTTTCTGGCGTCTGAAAAGTCAGATTATATTACAGGCCAGGTTTTCAGAATAGACGGTGGACTTGTAATGTAA
- the fabD gene encoding ACP S-malonyltransferase, with amino-acid sequence MKIGVVFPGQASQYIGMGKEILEENNKYEEILKIGERITNLPLIEKIFNGPIEDLTRTLFCQPSVFGISLVCWRYFKDKAGIIPSYLAGHSLGEYTALCAGEVFSIEEGFYLVKKRAEIMDEISQKVNGSLLAILGLSLNDVKGIIKNFNDIEISNINSYTQIIVGGKKDELEKLEKYLKEKRIKAVFLKVSGPFHTKYMVEASEILEKEIDKINFKNSKVPIYLNFSSEKTIDKEEIKNGLLKQLYSPVRWVEIIENMVKDGIECFVEIGPKNVLKKLIEVIVPGIPSFNIENPEGLKVFSSFLEGGKNV; translated from the coding sequence ATGAAAATAGGGGTGGTTTTTCCAGGACAGGCATCTCAATATATTGGAATGGGAAAAGAAATTCTGGAAGAAAATAATAAATATGAAGAAATACTTAAAATTGGAGAAAGAATAACAAATTTGCCTCTTATAGAAAAAATATTTAATGGTCCAATTGAAGATTTGACAAGAACTTTATTCTGTCAACCATCTGTTTTTGGTATCAGTTTGGTTTGCTGGAGATATTTTAAAGATAAAGCAGGAATAATTCCTTCTTATTTAGCAGGACATAGTTTAGGTGAGTATACTGCTTTGTGTGCAGGAGAGGTTTTTTCCATTGAAGAAGGTTTTTATCTTGTTAAAAAGAGAGCAGAAATAATGGATGAAATTTCACAAAAGGTAAATGGTTCATTGCTTGCAATTTTGGGTCTTTCTTTAAACGATGTAAAAGGGATTATTAAGAATTTTAATGACATTGAAATTTCCAATATAAATTCTTATACCCAAATTATTGTTGGAGGGAAAAAAGATGAACTTGAGAAACTGGAAAAATATCTGAAGGAGAAAAGAATAAAAGCGGTTTTTTTAAAAGTCAGTGGTCCATTTCATACAAAATATATGGTGGAAGCTTCTGAAATATTGGAAAAAGAAATAGATAAAATAAATTTTAAAAACTCTAAAGTTCCAATATACCTGAATTTTTCAAGTGAAAAAACAATTGATAAAGAAGAAATAAAAAATGGCTTATTGAAGCAACTTTACAGTCCTGTAAGATGGGTTGAAATAATTGAAAATATGGTTAAGGATGGGATTGAATGTTTTGTGGAAATAGGGCCTAAAAATGTTTTAAAAAAATTAATAGAGGTGATTGTCCCGGGTATTCCCTCTTTTAATATTGAAAATCCAGAAGGTCTTAAAGTTTTTAGTTCTTTTTTAGAAGGAGGAAAAAATGTTTAA
- a CDS encoding beta-ketoacyl-ACP synthase III, which yields MGIGIIGTGSYLPELKLTNKDMEMMVDTSDEWIISRTGIRERRICPKGYASSDLALEASLRAIEDAEIKKEEIEFIICATITPDMYFPSTACIVQKKLGLENIPSFDFQAACSGFIYGIEIAKSLIIGSGYKKGLVIASECMSRLTDYTDRSTCVLLGDGAGAAILSETEEEGIIDSYLSSNGSYENLLFTPGGGSLNPSSFKTIEKRENFMKMEGSTLFKIAIYSMSESVIKVLERNNLKKEDISIVIPHQANLRIIAGVAKNLDIPIEKFFINIEKYGNMSAACVPIALDEASKKGKIKKGDLVVTVAFGAGLTWAANLIRWIK from the coding sequence ATGGGAATCGGAATAATCGGGACGGGTTCGTATTTACCAGAATTGAAATTGACAAATAAAGATATGGAAATGATGGTTGATACAAGTGATGAATGGATAATTTCAAGAACAGGGATTAGAGAAAGAAGAATCTGTCCTAAAGGTTATGCTTCATCAGATCTGGCACTGGAAGCATCTTTAAGAGCGATAGAGGATGCTGAAATAAAAAAAGAAGAGATTGAGTTTATTATCTGTGCTACAATAACACCGGATATGTATTTTCCATCAACAGCGTGTATAGTTCAGAAAAAACTTGGACTTGAAAATATCCCTTCTTTTGATTTTCAGGCAGCATGTTCAGGTTTTATATATGGAATAGAAATAGCAAAAAGTTTAATAATTGGGTCTGGTTATAAAAAGGGATTGGTCATTGCATCTGAATGTATGAGCCGGCTTACTGATTATACAGATAGAAGTACATGTGTTTTACTCGGTGATGGAGCAGGAGCGGCAATTTTAAGTGAAACAGAAGAAGAGGGGATAATTGATTCATATCTTTCTTCAAATGGTAGTTATGAAAATCTTTTGTTTACACCAGGAGGTGGTTCTTTAAATCCTTCAAGTTTTAAAACTATTGAAAAAAGAGAAAATTTTATGAAAATGGAAGGTTCTACACTCTTTAAAATTGCTATTTATTCCATGAGTGAATCAGTGATAAAAGTTCTGGAAAGAAATAATTTGAAAAAGGAAGATATCTCAATTGTTATACCTCATCAGGCAAATTTGAGGATTATAGCAGGAGTTGCTAAAAATCTTGATATTCCAATTGAAAAATTTTTTATTAATATTGAAAAATACGGAAATATGTCTGCTGCCTGTGTTCCTATTGCTCTTGATGAGGCATCAAAAAAGGGGAAAATAAAAAAAGGAGATCTTGTAGTTACTGTTGCTTTTGGAGCAGGTCTTACATGGGCAGCCAATTTAATAAGGTGGATAAAATGA
- the plsX gene encoding phosphate acyltransferase PlsX, whose translation MRQIRIALDAMGGDNAPISPAKNCEFIKDDKLKIYLIGKEEKIRQVLKSSIDIVEIIDCQDFVAMDEKVTSTLLKRNTSMKVAIQMQKERKVDISLSAGNTAAFVSLAISELGMIKGIERPSIAVLFPNITGGVTIFMDAGANISPKPLHLFQSGIMGSLYSKNVFNINNPKVALLNVGEEETKGDDLRKQAYKMLKESDKINFIGNIEGHEIFSGKADVIITDGFTGNIVLKTSEGITRSFRTMLMKEIMKNIQGKIGTLLISKNLKSFARKADYAEYGGGILLGVNGNVIISHGRSSPRAIYSAIKLGEKIINSKLLEEMKELKWESE comes from the coding sequence ATGAGACAGATAAGAATAGCTCTTGATGCGATGGGTGGAGATAATGCACCTATTTCACCTGCCAAAAATTGTGAGTTTATAAAAGATGATAAATTAAAAATTTATTTAATAGGAAAAGAAGAAAAAATAAGGCAGGTTTTAAAAAGTAGTATTGATATAGTTGAAATTATTGACTGTCAGGACTTTGTTGCAATGGATGAAAAAGTTACTTCAACTCTTTTAAAAAGAAATACAAGTATGAAAGTGGCGATACAGATGCAAAAAGAAAGGAAAGTTGATATTTCACTCAGTGCAGGGAATACCGCTGCTTTTGTTTCACTCGCTATTTCAGAACTTGGTATGATAAAGGGAATTGAAAGACCATCAATTGCTGTATTGTTTCCTAATATTACGGGAGGTGTTACTATTTTTATGGATGCGGGTGCAAACATAAGTCCAAAACCTTTACATCTATTTCAATCTGGTATAATGGGGTCTCTTTATTCAAAAAATGTATTTAATATAAATAATCCAAAAGTTGCACTTTTAAATGTTGGAGAAGAAGAAACAAAAGGAGATGATTTAAGAAAACAGGCGTATAAAATGTTAAAAGAGAGTGATAAAATTAATTTTATAGGAAATATAGAAGGACATGAAATATTTTCGGGGAAAGCGGATGTGATTATAACAGATGGTTTTACAGGGAATATTGTCTTGAAAACATCTGAAGGAATAACAAGGTCTTTTAGAACCATGCTTATGAAAGAGATAATGAAAAATATACAGGGGAAAATAGGAACTTTATTAATAAGTAAAAATTTAAAAAGTTTTGCAAGAAAAGCAGACTACGCAGAGTATGGAGGAGGAATTTTGCTTGGAGTTAATGGGAATGTGATAATAAGTCATGGAAGGAGTTCTCCAAGAGCAATTTACAGTGCAATTAAACTTGGAGAAAAAATTATTAATTCAAAATTACTTGAAGAGATGAAGGAGTTAAAATGGGAATCGGAATAA
- the rpmF gene encoding 50S ribosomal protein L32, which translates to MPNPKRKHSKSRTGKRRNSKKVRSVPLTKCPNCGAVKLPHFVCNVCGYYKGVQVIKVETSK; encoded by the coding sequence ATGCCGAATCCGAAAAGAAAACACTCAAAAAGTAGAACAGGGAAAAGAAGAAATAGTAAAAAAGTAAGAAGTGTTCCATTAACTAAATGTCCTAATTGTGGGGCTGTAAAACTTCCTCATTTTGTCTGTAATGTCTGTGGGTATTATAAAGGAGTTCAAGTTATTAAAGTAGAAACTTCCAAATGA
- the coaD gene encoding pantetheine-phosphate adenylyltransferase, giving the protein MKKIGVYPGTFDPITYGHIDVVERSLKIVDKVIIAVSGFQRKNFLFSVDERVELIKGVFKSNKSVKVESFDGLLVDYLKERNINIIIRGLRAISDFDYEFQMVLINRKLNRNVETIFLMPREEYFYISSSIVKEIAKLNGNISCFVPKNVEIALRKKFKEVKNAESEKKTLKK; this is encoded by the coding sequence ATGAAAAAAATAGGTGTTTATCCCGGGACTTTTGACCCAATAACTTATGGTCATATAGATGTTGTTGAAAGAAGTTTAAAGATTGTTGATAAAGTTATTATTGCTGTTAGTGGATTTCAAAGAAAAAATTTTCTTTTTTCAGTTGATGAAAGAGTTGAATTAATTAAAGGAGTTTTTAAAAGTAATAAATCAGTGAAAGTGGAAAGTTTTGACGGGCTTCTTGTTGATTATTTAAAAGAAAGAAATATCAATATAATTATAAGAGGGTTGAGGGCTATCAGTGATTTTGATTATGAATTTCAAATGGTTTTAATTAATAGAAAATTGAATAGAAATGTTGAAACAATATTTTTAATGCCCAGAGAGGAATATTTTTATATAAGTTCTTCAATAGTAAAAGAAATTGCTAAATTAAATGGGAATATTTCCTGTTTTGTTCCGAAAAATGTTGAAATTGCATTGAGAAAAAAATTCAAGGAGGTTAAAAATGCCGAATCCGAAAAGAAAACACTCAAAAAGTAG
- the rsmD gene encoding 16S rRNA (guanine(966)-N(2))-methyltransferase RsmD, protein MRVISGLYKGRKLKFIKDKEIRPTKDIVREAIFDTLRGWIVNKKVLEMFAGSGILGIEAISNGAKKIIFIEKDKRGIKVIKENIESLGIEKKCEVIKGDCEYEIEKLQNMKYDLIIGDPPYEFPISKLERIMQKILELNILKKNGIMVIEHQFKREMPVIEGYEIIKKRKYGKSCLTYFRRIK, encoded by the coding sequence ATGAGAGTTATAAGTGGGCTTTATAAAGGAAGAAAATTAAAATTTATAAAAGATAAAGAAATAAGGCCAACAAAGGATATCGTTAGAGAAGCAATTTTTGATACTTTAAGAGGATGGATTGTTAACAAAAAAGTTCTTGAAATGTTTGCAGGAAGTGGAATACTTGGAATTGAAGCAATAAGCAACGGAGCAAAAAAAATTATTTTTATTGAAAAGGACAAAAGAGGAATAAAAGTGATAAAAGAAAATATAGAAAGTTTAGGTATTGAAAAAAAATGCGAGGTTATAAAAGGGGATTGTGAGTATGAAATAGAAAAACTCCAAAATATGAAATATGACTTAATTATTGGGGATCCCCCATACGAATTTCCAATTTCAAAACTTGAAAGGATTATGCAGAAAATACTTGAATTGAATATACTGAAAAAAAACGGGATTATGGTAATTGAACATCAATTTAAAAGAGAAATGCCTGTTATTGAAGGTTATGAAATTATAAAAAAAAGAAAATATGGGAAATCATGTTTAACCTATTTCAGGAGAATTAAATGA
- the secF gene encoding protein translocase subunit SecF — MEIIKNTNFDFLGKRKYFYIFSSLIIITGIVYMIIRGEKNFGVDFVGGDLINIEFNQKMDVVNLRKTIADTNVGSFTVQELGTEDKNFIIRLPQNTSDMVIEKLKEKFGEDFIIKGKSIVSPSMSVSLRKKSLKAFFIGLIGILIYLTIRFEFKFAVGATIAIFHDILIVLSILSLSGKQIDGMVIAALLTIVGYSVNDTVVIFDRIRENLRKTRSTDYIGIFNKSINETLSRTILTVLTTLFVVLSIFFFGGETLHTFSFCLLIGFIFGTYSSIFIASAIVIDWVKRSSSRLKL, encoded by the coding sequence ATGGAAATTATAAAAAACACAAATTTTGATTTTTTGGGAAAAAGAAAATATTTCTATATTTTTTCATCTTTAATAATAATTACCGGGATTGTCTATATGATTATACGAGGTGAGAAAAATTTTGGTGTTGATTTTGTTGGTGGAGATCTGATAAATATTGAATTTAATCAAAAAATGGATGTTGTAAATTTAAGAAAAACTATTGCAGACACTAATGTTGGTTCTTTTACTGTTCAGGAACTGGGAACAGAGGATAAAAATTTTATTATTAGATTACCCCAGAATACTTCTGATATGGTTATAGAAAAATTGAAAGAAAAATTTGGTGAAGATTTCATAATAAAAGGGAAATCCATTGTATCTCCTTCAATGAGTGTGAGTTTAAGAAAAAAATCATTAAAAGCATTTTTTATAGGACTTATTGGAATATTAATATATCTGACCATAAGATTTGAATTTAAATTTGCTGTTGGTGCAACAATAGCAATATTCCATGATATTTTAATAGTACTTTCAATTTTATCTTTAAGTGGAAAACAGATAGACGGTATGGTTATAGCCGCCTTACTAACAATTGTAGGTTATTCAGTAAATGATACAGTTGTGATATTTGATAGAATCAGAGAAAATTTAAGGAAGACCAGAAGTACTGATTATATAGGAATTTTTAATAAAAGTATAAATGAGACATTAAGCAGAACTATTTTAACTGTATTAACTACTCTTTTTGTAGTTCTTTCTATTTTCTTTTTTGGAGGAGAAACATTACATACATTTTCTTTCTGTCTTTTAATTGGATTTATATTTGGGACATATTCTTCTATATTTATTGCCTCTGCAATAGTTATTGACTGGGTTAAAAGAAGTTCCTCCAGACTTAAATTATGA
- the secD gene encoding protein translocase subunit SecD yields the protein MKTQFYIKFVIILAVIGFCFYLFYPPEKKLKKGLDLQGGIHVVLEVEKEKIEEKSLSDLTERALEIIRNRIDALGVTEPVIQKEGTYRIIVDLPGVKDPEKAIEIIGKTALLEFKLVIDDENLFKQALQGNVPDGYELLYLKEKDERGIYRETQPLLLKKEPELTGKYIVDAYVGYDRTGFPDVNLVLDKEGAKIFEEVTAKNVGKRLAIVLDGVIKSAPQIRERIPEGKAVITGKFNMEEARELAIVLRSGALPAKLNVIYQEVVGPTLGKEYIQKGFRASLYGAIIVVVFMMFYYLHFGLLADFALALNILILLGIMAGIKGVLTLPGIAGIALTCGMAVDANVLIFERIREELRAGKSPKASVDAGYHRAWSAIIDSNITTLITGLVLFLFVEGGIKGFGLTLSIGIIANLFTAVYVTKVIVDWVIINRKIEKLRI from the coding sequence ATGAAAACACAATTTTATATTAAGTTTGTTATTATTTTGGCAGTGATAGGTTTTTGTTTTTATCTGTTTTATCCACCTGAAAAAAAATTGAAAAAGGGTCTTGATTTGCAAGGTGGAATTCATGTTGTTCTTGAAGTAGAAAAAGAAAAAATTGAAGAAAAATCTCTTTCTGATTTAACTGAAAGAGCACTTGAAATTATAAGAAATAGGATTGACGCTCTTGGAGTAACAGAGCCGGTAATTCAGAAAGAAGGAACATATAGAATAATAGTTGATTTACCCGGTGTTAAAGACCCGGAAAAAGCAATAGAGATCATTGGTAAGACAGCACTTCTTGAGTTTAAACTTGTTATAGATGATGAAAATCTTTTTAAACAGGCATTGCAGGGAAATGTTCCAGATGGATATGAATTACTTTATTTAAAAGAAAAGGATGAAAGAGGGATTTATAGAGAGACGCAACCATTGCTTTTGAAGAAAGAACCTGAATTAACAGGTAAATATATAGTAGATGCTTATGTTGGATATGATAGAACTGGTTTTCCAGATGTAAATTTAGTTCTTGATAAAGAAGGTGCTAAAATTTTTGAAGAAGTAACAGCCAAAAATGTTGGAAAACGACTTGCTATTGTACTTGATGGGGTTATAAAAAGTGCTCCTCAAATAAGAGAAAGGATACCAGAAGGTAAAGCAGTTATAACAGGTAAATTTAATATGGAAGAGGCAAGGGAACTTGCAATTGTTTTAAGGTCAGGTGCTTTACCGGCAAAGTTAAATGTTATTTATCAGGAAGTAGTTGGGCCTACTCTTGGAAAGGAATATATACAGAAGGGTTTTAGAGCGTCCCTTTATGGGGCAATAATTGTCGTAGTATTTATGATGTTTTATTATCTTCACTTTGGTCTTCTGGCTGATTTTGCCCTTGCTTTGAATATTTTAATTTTACTTGGAATAATGGCTGGTATAAAAGGGGTTTTGACTTTGCCGGGTATTGCTGGTATTGCTTTAACATGTGGTATGGCAGTTGATGCAAATGTTTTGATTTTTGAGAGAATAAGGGAAGAATTGAGAGCAGGAAAATCTCCCAAGGCAAGTGTAGATGCAGGATACCATAGAGCATGGAGTGCAATAATTGATTCAAATATAACAACTCTGATAACCGGGCTTGTTCTTTTTCTTTTTGTAGAAGGCGGGATAAAGGGTTTTGGTTTAACTTTGAGTATAGGTATAATAGCAAATTTATTTACTGCTGTTTATGTAACAAAAGTGATAGTTGACTGGGTTATAATAAATAGAAAAATAGAAAAGTTGAGGATATAA
- the hisI gene encoding phosphoribosyl-AMP cyclohydrolase — protein MEKILNVVKFNEQGLIVSVVQDLNGNILMVAWMNKEAIEMTLKTGKMHFYSRSRKKLWLKGEESGNFQYVKEIYIDCDGDTLLFKVEQKGGACHEGYYTCFFRKYEDGEFKIVKEKIFEPKEVYR, from the coding sequence ATGGAAAAGATTTTGAATGTAGTGAAGTTTAATGAACAGGGATTAATTGTAAGTGTAGTTCAGGATTTAAATGGAAATATTTTGATGGTTGCATGGATGAATAAAGAAGCAATTGAAATGACTTTAAAAACAGGAAAAATGCACTTTTACAGTAGAAGCAGGAAAAAATTATGGTTGAAAGGTGAAGAATCAGGCAATTTTCAATATGTGAAAGAAATTTATATTGATTGCGATGGAGATACACTTCTTTTTAAAGTGGAACAAAAAGGTGGTGCGTGTCACGAAGGATATTATACATGTTTTTTTAGAAAATATGAAGATGGCGAATTTAAAATTGTTAAAGAAAAAATTTTTGAACCAAAAGAGGTATACAGATGA
- a CDS encoding MGMT family protein — protein MRNKNTIKKKLWQILLKIPIGETVSYSEISKKINMPKKTRYISTLLKENPYPVSIPCHRVIYKNGKSGKYIFGEEFKKYIIEWEKLFK, from the coding sequence ATGAGAAATAAGAATACCATAAAGAAAAAATTATGGCAAATTTTATTAAAAATTCCCATCGGAGAAACAGTAAGTTATTCAGAAATAAGTAAGAAAATCAATATGCCTAAAAAAACAAGATATATTTCAACTCTGTTAAAAGAAAATCCCTATCCAGTTTCAATCCCCTGTCATAGAGTAATTTACAAAAATGGGAAATCTGGAAAATATATATTTGGTGAGGAGTTTAAAAAATACATAATTGAATGGGAAAAGTTATTTAAATAA